The Acidobacteriota bacterium genome has a segment encoding these proteins:
- a CDS encoding acyl-ACP thioesterase domain-containing protein yields MDMIYRKEYAVHQYETDFRGLVKVPALFNFLQDCAGEHAASLGVGVLDLFKRNMTWVMSRYHVLIHRTPAAGARLEVTTWPSDKQGNFAIRDFEVAEGDGRPVLSATSSWMIVDLARKRPVRIDQAIAIPYALGKRALNDPFDSLPLPSAREAEALFRVESGHIDWNRHVNNAVYVQWALEAVPPEFLRTGRAVEIEVSYRAEAFYGDPVMSVVQRLPGEGPAPVFLHQILNAGTGAELTRLRTRWDLTAGDP; encoded by the coding sequence ATGGACATGATCTATCGGAAGGAATACGCCGTCCACCAGTACGAGACGGACTTCCGGGGCCTCGTCAAGGTCCCGGCCCTGTTCAATTTCCTGCAGGACTGCGCCGGGGAACACGCCGCCTCTCTGGGGGTGGGCGTCCTCGACCTGTTCAAGCGCAATATGACCTGGGTGATGTCCCGCTATCACGTGCTCATCCACCGCACCCCGGCCGCGGGGGCGCGGCTCGAGGTCACGACCTGGCCCTCGGACAAGCAAGGCAACTTCGCCATCCGCGACTTCGAGGTCGCCGAAGGGGACGGCCGGCCCGTCCTTTCGGCGACGAGCTCCTGGATGATCGTCGATCTGGCCCGGAAACGGCCCGTCAGGATCGACCAGGCCATCGCCATCCCCTACGCCTTGGGCAAGCGGGCCCTGAATGACCCCTTCGACTCGCTGCCCCTGCCCTCGGCCCGCGAGGCCGAGGCGCTGTTCCGCGTCGAATCGGGGCATATCGATTGGAACCGTCATGTCAATAACGCGGTTTATGTCCAGTGGGCCCTCGAAGCGGTCCCCCCGGAGTTCCTGAGGACCGGCCGGGCGGTCGAGATCGAGGTCTCTTACCGGGCCGAGGCCTTTTACGGGGACCCGGTCATGAGCGTCGTCCAGCGCCTGCCCGGCGAAGGCCCGGCGCCGGTGTTCCTCCACCAGATCCTCAACGCCGGGACGGGCGCCGAGCTGACCCGGCTGCGGACCCGGTGGGACTTGACAGCGGGAGATCCCTGA